One genomic region from Corvus hawaiiensis isolate bCorHaw1 chromosome 28, bCorHaw1.pri.cur, whole genome shotgun sequence encodes:
- the LOC125317808 gene encoding nuclear receptor ROR-beta-like: MRAQIEVIPCKICGDKSSGIHYGVITCEGCKGFFRRSQQNNASYSCSRQRNCLIDRTNRNRCQHCRLQKCLALGMSRDAVKFGRMSKKQRDSLYAEVQKHQQSQEQSGGTKDEPEPLSRVYTTSVSSGLSDLDDISTLSDGLLFDFPLTPDGSSTYYNLDLLASAQPSPDQSSLDVADATLIKQESIYELMLEPALLAHGALEGAQLPPDISVLEIDRVAQNVVKSHLETCQYTTEELKRLAWSLYSPEEVRALQSKSCEAMWQQCSLQISNAIQYVVEFAKRIDGFMELCQNDQIILLKAGCLEVLLIRMIRAFNPLNNTILFEGKFGGMQMFKSLSCDDLIGAIFELGRTLCRLQLSDEELALFTAAVLLSPDRPWLTESKKVQKLQDKIYVALQHEIQKKHSAEDKLSKMVSKLPLMKTICNLHLDKLEFFRLMHPETAMNFPPLYKEVFNLELQYSDPRES; the protein is encoded by the exons CCCAAATCGAGGTGATCCCGTGCAAGATCTGCGGAGACAAATCCTCAGGGATCCACTACGGTGTCATCACCTGTGAAGGCTGCAAG GGTTTCTTTCGGAGGAGCCAGCAGAACAACGCCAGCTACTCCTGCTCCCGGCAGAGGAACTGCCTGATCGACCGCACCAACCGCAACCGCTGCCAGCACTGCCGCCTGCAGAAATGCCTGGCACTGGGCATGTCCCGCGACG CGGTGAAGTTCGGCCGCATGTCCAAGAAGCAGCGGGACAGCCTCTACGCCGAGGTGCAGAagcaccagcagagccaggagcagagcGGCGGCACCAAGGATGAGCCCGAGCCCCTGAGCCGCGTCTATACCACGAGCGTCAGCAGCGGCCTCTCGGACCTGGACGACATCTCCACGCTGTCGGACGGGCTCCTCTTCGACTTCCCCCTGACCCCCGATGGCAGCAGCACCTACTACAACCTGGACCTGCTGGCCTCGGCGCAGCCCTCGCCTGACCAGTCCAGCCTGGACGTGGCTGATGCCACGCTCATCAAGCAGGAGTCCATCTACGAGCTGATGCTGGAGCCGGCGCTGTTGGCACACGGGGCGCTGGAAGGTGCCCAGCTGCCCCCCGACATCTCTGTCCTAGAGATCG ACCGGGTGGCCCAGAACGTGGTGAAGTCACACCTGGAGACGTGCCAGTACACAACGGAGGAGCTCAAGCGCCTGGCGTGGAGCCTCTACTCGCCCGAGGAGGTCCGTGCCCTGCAGAGCAAG AGCTGCGAGGCCATGTGGCAGCAGTGCTCGCTGCAGATCTCCAACGCCATCCAGTACGTGGTGGAGTTCGCCAAGCGCATCGACGGCTTCATGGAGCTCTGCCAGAATGACCAGATCATCCTCCTGAAAGCCG GTTGCCTCGAGGTGCTCCTGATCCGCATGATCCGCGCGTTCAACCCCTTGAACAACACCATCCTCTTCGAGGGCAAGTTCGGCGGGATGCAGATGTTCAAATCTCTCA GCTGTGACGACCTCATCGGTGCCATCTTCGAGCTGGGGAGGACCCTGTGCCGCCTGCAGCTGTCGGACGAGGAGCTGGCCCTCTTTACCGCTGCCGTCCTGCTCTCCCCAG ACCGCCCGTGGCTGACCGAGTCCAAGAAGGTGCAAAAGCTCCAGGACAAGATCTACGTGGCCCTGCAGCACGAGATCCAGAAGAAACACTCCGCTGAGGACAAGCTCTCGAAG atGGTTTCCAAGCTGCCCTTGATGAAGACCATTTGTAACCTGCACTTGGACAAGCTGGAATTTTTCCGTCTCATGCACCCGGAGACTGCCATGAACTTCCCCCCCCTCTATAAGGAGGTTTTCAACTTGGAGCTTCAGTACAGCGACCCCCGGGAGAGCTAA